One Mycoavidus sp. HKI genomic region harbors:
- the folP gene encoding dihydropteroate synthase → MGILNITPDSFYDGAHFLTHDAALARAMQMVDEGVDLIDIGGESTRPGAPAVPLNEELERVLPIIKALRDVGVPLSIDTHKPDVMRAALAEGADLINDIWGLRQPGALELVKQSGCGLCVMHMSGTPQTMQRAPSYQDVVAEVAAFLHARIAELEAAGIERSRISVDPGFGFGKTLEHNYTLLAHLAQLAPADVPLLIGLSRKSMLGAVIDRPASERAAASIAGAICAAERGARIIRVHDVAPTVDALKIWSAVRTADSAR, encoded by the coding sequence ATGGGCATTCTAAATATTACGCCCGATTCATTTTATGATGGCGCGCATTTTCTGACCCATGATGCTGCCCTGGCGCGTGCTATGCAAATGGTTGATGAAGGCGTGGATCTTATCGATATCGGTGGCGAATCGACGCGTCCGGGCGCACCAGCCGTACCGCTTAACGAAGAACTCGAGCGTGTGCTGCCAATCATTAAAGCCTTGCGCGATGTCGGCGTGCCGCTGTCTATCGATACGCATAAGCCGGATGTCATGCGGGCCGCCCTTGCTGAGGGGGCAGATCTAATTAACGATATTTGGGGCTTGCGCCAGCCTGGCGCACTTGAACTCGTCAAGCAAAGCGGTTGTGGCCTATGCGTGATGCATATGAGCGGCACTCCGCAGACGATGCAAAGGGCGCCATCCTATCAAGACGTGGTGGCCGAAGTCGCGGCTTTTTTGCACGCACGGATTGCAGAATTGGAAGCAGCTGGGATTGAGCGCTCGCGCATTAGCGTAGACCCTGGCTTTGGTTTTGGCAAAACGCTTGAACATAATTACACTTTGCTGGCCCATTTGGCGCAGTTAGCGCCCGCTGATGTGCCGCTACTCATTGGCCTATCGCGCAAATCGATGTTGGGGGCGGTAATTGACCGGCCGGCTAGCGAGCGCGCGGCAGCAAGCATTGCGGGTGCAATTTGTGCCGCCGAGCGGGGCGCGCGCATCATTCGCGTGCATGATGTGGCGCCAACGGTTGATGCATTAAAAATATGGAGTGCGGTACGAACCGCAGATTCTGCTAGATAA